In the Uranotaenia lowii strain MFRU-FL chromosome 1, ASM2978415v1, whole genome shotgun sequence genome, aGATAAAAATCCAAAAGTTATCAGTACAATTATTCGGGAAAAATTTACCTAATAATTTTAGAATAATCAACTTTGAACTCTTTGTACCATCATCTCgggtcatcgaccatggttatagcgccaaTACTCACTCTTGAAAAGagttgaaagagaaaaaaatatgattaatagagcactgaaatctttaaaatattttccttgTATAAAGATTTCAATGTCAATGCAAtgcatgataaaaataatgtgGATGAATATAAAAGTTCTTACTTGATGACATTTATTTATTGctcataaaaaattcaaaatattttttcttaacttgTTATTTCTCCATGAAGGAAGGGGCAGTTgacgaaatttgaattttcatattcGATTAGGTCCATCAAGGTCCAAgttgttgaaaactttcaatggGCATACCTAAATATTATACAGAGGACAATAATGTACCATTTAAATAtccacggaaaaaaattgcatgggtttATCAAATACAGAATCATGATAATTGAACTATGTCCACGATCAAGTATTTTCTACCACGATTTAGTATTTACTACCAAAAATCTGGGCTAATGTACTACaacatagtatttttactatgcgtACTTTGACAACTCATAGTAATTTTCTCGTGTCtaaattaccatgcgcatgatattTAGATATTGCAGGATTCGTGTTCTTGCAATTACTATACGTATATCTTATTACTATAGTAATCGTCTTTTGTGAAGTCGAAAATACCATATCCATGGTAATTTCTTCATCGTGCGCTTCGTTtgaatgtgttttgttttttttgtaagtttttagtTCAACAATCAATTTTTGATCATAAAGCTGGCCTCCCACCCGGCCAACTGTCGGTCCCAGCTATAAtcgataaaaattctaaaagtggAAGTGCTGGAGCCGGAAGCCGAATTTTACTCATTACTCCGATTTCAAGAGGCTTTTGCTCGAGCCCCAGATCCCCGCCCGTGAAGTTTACCATTCACTACTTTCCGGATCGATGGCCTCAAAAGGAGTTCTGAAACATTCTGGAATAATTAATATCAATATGCCcagtaattgatttttataaatttgttttcagaatATTGTAATTAATCATCAGATGTGATTCGGTCCAGCGTACTGTGCTTCACACGAAGAAAAGTAATACTGGTGAAACACtactgatgaaataaaaatgtaatatgaaaaaattgaattttcaattaaagggCTCAAAATTCCACACTAATTAGTAAAATCGATTGTGCTACGGGATATTCTAACCATTCTGCATGGTAATTTTTCTATTTGGATCTTGTTAATATGCTTgtttttatcataacacatacttttttcaaaatttaacatattaattttactatgcgcagccaaaatcaACATATAGTAAAATTACCATGCGCGTAGTattttcaagaacaaaacattattgactcaaaaatatggttgcttgtagttcatttaaaccacggattgattttactatgcttttctTTTGAGTGTAAGAGACACATTTAGCCAAAAGCTTCGTCGTTCCTGCATTACAATCAACAAATAGAGAATAACTCATTCGGTCGCATCGCAACAAAGCAAGCTATGATAACCACGgggaagaaaaatatttaaaaaaacagcatcGAACGTAAAGTCTGtgtcacatagaatctggtcgcatcttttcatttactgcagcgcccctaattgtcacatcgcgaatctattgacagtgttttgatccgaatagtttgtttacttagtggtgaaaatttcatcaagattgaagcagtcattcaaaagttatcgacgatggaacgcgaaaggcgagagaaaattctgcacactcacgttgagaaaccgacgtggtcaggggtaaagatcgcgaaattcctgaaatatcctaaATCGACTGTagattcggtgctgcaacgttaccgagagacccttacggtggatcgagcaaaacaaactaggtgtaaaagtggaacatatgactggaagctgcgagcaaaggtaattcgatcagttcacaataatcctggaatctccttgcgtgatttgacgaaaaagttcaagacgaaccacagtaagctctacgaatttgtttgcgagaaggcttgcggtcgtatcatgcaaacAAAcgccccaacaggacgctgaaacaaaacctggttgccaaaaccagggcaaggaagttgtacgagaaagtgttgaccaagtacaacggatgcattttgatggacgacgaaacttacgtcaaaatggattttggacaaatacccggtaacaaatttcaccttgcgaagcgtaaagggaatgttgcgggtagattcaagtttgtttttgccGATAAATTTGCTCggaagttgatgatttggcaagggatctgtagttgtgggaagaagactaagattttcatcactggggacacaatgaatggaaatgtttactaagaagaatgtctccagaagagggttttgccattcattcggtcccacaaaggtccggtgaagttctgacCGGACCTGGCAAGTTGCCACTACAGCAGGGATGTCGtcaagtggtataaggagaacaagatcgattttgttgaaaaaagtatcaatccaccaaactgttcGGCTTTttgtcccatcgagaaatattgagcaatagttaagggcaaactgaagaaatgtggcagaaccatgaaaaaacccgctcaaatggaaaactAGTGGagcaagatggcgaatgaggttaccagcagtactgtgcagaaaatgatgggtggtatcacaaaacagttcgaaaattcattcattctgtcgaatgatttttatgtatttttttccttaaagtgcaataaaaaccctataaaatgacatttttacttttgttgtacattattttttttgcggagaaatgatctattttatccgaccagattctatgtgaaacagacttcatgcttgttgtgttcaaatatgagtgcgtggagacaaatgacgCCAACTCCAATTTATTAcacttagttcaagcttcaatgtggtttTGTTCGGGATAGGAGCGATAAAAAACGCTTTTTGAAGCAGCTCGATTTTGTTAACAGCTCAAActgtaaatatttatttaccGTTAGCATAGTTCGTTCAAATGGAAAGATAATTACTTACAAATTAGTTTCTGTATGCTCGTTATTGAGAAGAATGTGCGCGGACACGCGGCTTTTCAGGCTCTACCTGTTAAAGTAATGATTTGATATTTATCGCAACAATTAAAGGGTGAATTTAACAACTTACGGTTCTAGCTCTGCTAGAAGGCTAGTAGAATCCTGAACTGGTTAAATATATGCGACTATTAAAGTGAAAACTGGCGAAAACTAACGTATTTTATAATCTGCTGGCTACAACTTTAGCGAtacaatgatttgcaaatttattCTGTCTTCTAAACTAGCTGTCAAATTGCTCACGGGCGTACGTGAGTTCGAAAATGTTTTACAAAGGTGGGGTCTAATTTCGAGCACAAACGAGGGGTCCCAACACTTCCCCGGCCCGTAAACCTTGTCCGGAACTAGCTTCTCGGTCAGATTTACCTGAAGATCCTACCTCTATGACCGCGAGTTTGGTTACTGGTCGTCGAATCACCTTGGAAGAAGTACGCACCAGCGCCTGACGCACGTGACCATCCTTACCCTGGATTACCTCGTCTACCACTCCTCGTACCCAGCTATTCCGGTTTAGGTCATCCGTAATGAAGACCAGGTCTCCTTTCTGCAACGGTTTGTTCTCTTCCAGCCATTTGGTTCGAATATTGAGCGACGGCAGATACTCCTTCACCACCTTTTCCACAACTCGTCGGCGATGTATTGAGAACGGTGATACAAACTCCGCAGCGAATCGGCCTTATCCGTAGGTGCCATTGGGAGATCAAGTTGTCCAGATGAAGTTCCCCGAATAAAACTATTCGGAGTCAGCGCTTCAGCCTCCTGAGAGTCCTGTGGCAAGTACACAAGAGGTCTAGTGTTCACGATTTCCTCAGCTTCAGCGATTACAGTCAAAAGAATTTCATCCGTCATACGGTTTCCAGAAGATAGGGTAGCCATGGCCGCTTTCGTGGAACGCACCATGCGCTCCCATATTCCCCCCATGTGAGGGGCGGACGGTGGATTGAAGCTCCAACGGGTGCGAGCATTCGTAAAAGTATTTGCACAGGATTGATCGATGCGACGAATTTGTTGCAGAAGTTCTTTACTAGCAGCTTGAAAATTCGTACCGTTGTCGGAGTAGAACGATATTGGAGGACCTCGGCGTAATACGAACCTCCGAATAGCCATGATACAGGAGTCGACGTTCAGGCGATAAGCTACTTCCAAATGGATCGCTCGAACGGAAAGGCACGTGAAAAGGACGATCCAGCGCTTCTCTGATCTCCTCCCAACTGCTACATCAATGGGGCCGAAATAGTCAATGCCCACGTAACTGAACGGTTTGATGAATGGTGTGAGACGTTCGATCGGCAACGGTGCCATCCTTGCAGGTCCTGGGCGCGTTCTTTGGACCTTGCACCATTGGCACTGTTTTTGTACTGCTTTGATGCTGGGTCGTAGCTTCGACACGTGGAAACGTTGACGTAACTCGTTGAAAACGGTTTCTTTGTTAGCATGAGCAAACCGTTGATGATAGTAATTCAGTAGATGATTCGTAATAATACGAACGAAGCTTCACTGGTTCTGCCGTCGACTCGGAGAACGCCATACTCGTCGAGAAAGGGTGCCAAACGGTacaaagaactacttttttcgaTGCTAGACCATTGCTCCTTCGGTAGACGTTGATTATTTAACAGCGTTGCAATCTCGGTGGAATAATTCTCTCGTTGCGCTATCTTCCACAGCAAATTCTCGGCTTTTTCAAACTCCTCCTGCTTCAACGGGATTTTCACACTCTCGATCTGAACGATGACTAGCTTCTTGATGTGCTCAGGTGTTTCGACCGTTTCGATAGGCTCGCCCAGTTTCtttcgatgacagttggatAAGAATCGAAACACGCAACATAATGTTCGAAGCAAAATCGTCCACTTAGATATACGCCTCACATCGATGATTGGTAGCTCGCCAGTTGAGAAGCTATGGTGCAAAAGGAACGTACGTAGTTCCTGTGTCGTATTCGGGGTCAGAACTGGCTGTTCTGGTCATTCACTTTCGTCTCGATGCAAAAACTTCGGCCCCAGGAACCAAGAGCTATCGGGTGCTAAAAACGATTCGTTGCTCCACTTGGTCAGGATATCCGCAATGTTGAACTTGGTGGGAACCCAGCGCCACTCGTCGACTCTCGTATTCTGAAGAATGGTTCCGATTCGAAACCCAACAAATGGCTTATATCTGCGCTGATCAGACCGGATCCACGATAAAACGGTCCTGGAATCTGTCCAGAACACCCTTCTAGTCACCTTCAAATCATGTTCAGCTTCGATACTGTGGGCCATCTGCGAACCCAGTACAGCAGCAGACAATTCGCATCTTGGAATCGATAATTAGCGAACATTTGTAGCCTTCTCCTACTGCGATGCGAAAGTATGATGCGGCGCCAAACGCTTGTTCCGACGCATCGACAAATGTATGTAGCTCCAAGGTTTCGTAAGAAGATGGTGGGCCACCCTGGAGATAGCAGCGCTGGATACGGGCAGCTTCTACTTCCGGTAACAAAGATGTAAATCTTTGCCACTTAGCAAAGTTGTCGTCGTCGATACACTCGTCCCAATCGCAGCCGGTGCGCCACAGCTCCTGCAGAAGTAGTTTCCCATGCACCGTAAAAGGTGACAGGAAGCCCAGCGGGTCAAACAGACTCATGACCCCGCTGAGAGCGATGCGCTTCGTAGGGCGCTTGTCGTTGTAGAAATATGGGATCAGGTTTTCTCTCAAAGTAGTCGAAAAGGTAAATGTATCTTCTTGCGGCTTCCAAATAATCCCAAGAACGCGTTCTGTCCCGCTGGAGCTTGACTCGCTCAGCGAAACTTCCTCAGAGGGCAACGCCCCCAAAGCTCGTAATACTTCACTGGAGTTCGATATCCAACCATGCAGCTCAAAACCACCTTGATGATGAATGTACTGCACCTGCTTCGCTTTTACAATCGCCTCGTCTTCTGTGTTAGCACAATCCAAATAGTCATCGACGTAATGTCGACGGTCGATAGAATCCACTGCTTCCGGGAATTGTTGCGCATACCTGTGCGCGTTCACCCGTTTCACATGCTGCGCCACGGCTGGGGAACAGGCAGATCCGAAGGTGCAAACGTCCATTATGTAGACCTCGGGCTCGGCGATCGGatctgaacgaaataaaaaCCGTTGCGCATGTCGATCTGCAGCTTGCACGCGAATTTGGTGGTACATTTCGCGTATGTCGGCTCCAAATGCCACCGTACGCTCGCGAAATCGTTGCAACACTGCCGGAAGAGACGTCAAAAGGTCGGGGCCAGGAAGTAGCATCGAATTCAGGGACAAACCTTGGACCTTTGCAGCGGCGTCCCAAACTAATCTGATTTTCTCCGGTTTTTTCGGATGAATGACGACGTTTAACGGAAGGAACCAGATTCTCCCGGGTGTGGCTGAGGCCAACTCTTGCGGAGTGGCCTTGTGCGCATACTGTTTCACCAAATATGAATTGATTTTCTGACGAACTGCCAAATCTAGTTGAGGGTTGTTCTTCAAACGTCGTTCCAAAGCATCGCACCTTTTGCGCGCCATTGCGTAGCTATCCGGGAGTTGAATGTCGTCCGATCTCCACAGCAAACCTGATTCATAACGACCGTCAACCCGGGCAGTGGTTCGGTCTAAAATTGCTCGTGCTCGTTCCAACTCTTTGGATTCCGGAATGTGCTTCacaagcaggctcggttcctcGGCAAAAAAGTATTCCCGCATCTGGTCGTGTAAGTCTTGGTTCGAGTATTCATTGTGACATCCCACGAACATGTCAGATCCCGATCGATTCAGGGGTCCATAGATCGACCATCCCAGATGTGATCGAACTGCAATAGGATCTAGTGGGGCTCCGGTCCGTGATTCCAAAGGCGCAAATAAGAAAATGTTGTTCAGCCCAATCAATATTCTTGGCTCGTCGGCGGCTCGATCAGGTACAGATATTCCTTGCAGGTGTCGATGTTGATTGGAGATTTCAGAAAACTTTACAGCTTGCTTCGGAAGATGCATTTTCTTCACCGTGTGAGCGTCACGTAACTTGAAACGCTTTCCACTGTCACCCGAAATCGCCAAAGATAAACATTGTGACGAAGCTTCCTGGCGTACGATGTTGGAAGTCCATTGCAGTGTCATTGGATGAA is a window encoding:
- the LOC129738021 gene encoding uncharacterized protein LOC129738021 produces the protein MSSCGKCDRPDTKDMVACDSCQAWYHFQCVGVSPGIANRTFKCDVCTGKKVKKTGTVKKVGTTTNPSKTTKPVEATTTEPTSSESQSVSSDAATQSVASEAATVISRNLPEPSYEQQLQAMMDEMEFQEKQLKEEKIIREKRMEMQRILEEKRILQDRELQEKQLEQERKLLERKLQDDLDFSKQQRALRDKYDRARSDLLLKDQEEFAAGDCEDDSAGKVRGWLLDPLYRDPTKNVPFDDQLQQTPKCRPDSKRLSHNVLENNRLSVGNRLPVDENNFSSKFLPEASDSASVQQQVYHQPTKAQLLARSVLGRPLPIFSGRAEEWPLFISSFTNSTEACGFNEQENLVRLQECLKGAALETVRSRLMLPSGVSKVIETLRKFFGRPEQLIHNLLAKVRKCTPPRADRLESFIPFGLAVQELCDHLEAAQLQDHLVNPELLQELVDKLPAATKREWVQFKRAEQKVTLKTFAEFTSNIASEASEVILVVDQKPSDPKFIDRARYKEKGFIHAHNAHETSSLQSPPVPSTCRVCRKENHRVRNCEEFRKKTLTERLRLMEQLKLCDRCLNEHTGWCRFKITCNIGACRLHHHPLVHRRQEFSTPSPVPVFSTPAPPAERLNVHVERKPSVILRIIPVTLFNGSQSVKTLAYLDEGASMTLIEESLVRELNARGVFHPMTLQWTSNIVRQEASSQCLSLAISGDSGKRFKLRDAHTVKKMHLPKQAVKFSEISNQHRHLQGISVPDRAADEPRILIGLNNIFLFAPLESRTGAPLDPIAVRSHLGWSIYGPLNRSGSDMFVGCHNEYSNQDLHDQMREYFFAEEPSLLVKHIPESKELERARAILDRTTARVDGRYESGLLWRSDDIQLPDSYAMARKRCDALERRLKNNPQLDLAVRQKINSYLVKQYAHKATPQELASATPGRIWFLPLNVVIHPKKPEKIRLVWDAAAKVQGLSLNSMLLPGPDLLTSLPAVLQRFRERTVAFGADIREMYHQIRVQAADRHAQRFLFRSDPIAEPEVYIMDVCTFGSACSPAVAQHVKRVNAHRYAQQFPEAVDSIDRRHYVDDYLDCANTEDEAIVKAKQVQYIHHQGGFELHGWISNSSEVLRALGALPSEEVSLSESSSSGTERVLGIIWKPQEDTFTFSTTLRENLIPYFYNDKRPTKRIALSGVMSLFDPLGFLSPFTVHGKLLLQELWRTGCDWDECIDDDNFAKWQRFTSLLPEVEAARIQRCYLQGGPPSSYETLELHTFVDASEQACELSAAVLGSQMAHSIEAEHDLKVTRRVFWTDSRTVLSWIRSDQRRYKPFVGFRIGTILQNTRVDEWRWVPTKFNIADILTKWSNESFLAPDSSCFSTGELPIIDVRRISKWTILLRTLCCVFRFLSNCHRKKLGEPIETVETPEHIKKLVIVQIESVKIPLKQEEFEKAENLLWKIAQRENYSTEIATLLNNQRLPKEQWSSIEKSSSLYRLAPFLDEYGVLRVDGRTSEASFVLLRIIY